In Planctomycetia bacterium, the sequence ATCACGCCGACCGCCGGGAATGGGCGCCCGCTCATTGCCCGGCGTTTTTGTTGGCGCCGGTCGCGAAACGAAACTTCTGATTCACATCACCGACATCGACCGGCTAACCGTCATGTGCCCCTTTAAACAGCAAGAGCATCGCTTAGGTTTGGAAACGCCGCTGGGCCCCGACGCGCTGTTATTGGCGCGGCTCAGTGGGACCGAGGAGATGTCGCGGCTATTTCACTTCAAACTGGACCTGCTTTCTGAGGACGACGGGCTGCCGGCGCCGGGGATTGTCGGCAAGAACGTCACGTTTCGCGCCGACTATCCCGATGGCTCGCCGCGGTTCTTCAATGGCTTCGTGAATCGCTTCACGTATTGCGGTCGCGGCGACCGGCTGAGCGTATACCGCGCCGAGGTAGTCCCTTGGCTCTGGTTTCTGACCCGAACCACCGATTGCCGCATCTTCCAGGGGAAGAAGGCGCCGGACATCGTCAAGCAGATCTTTAGCGATCTCGGCTTCACGCACTTCAAGTTCGATCTGCAAGGCAATCATCCCACTTGGGACTACTGCGTGCAGTACCGCGAAAGCGACTTTCAATTCGTTTCGAGGTTGCTGGAAGAGGAAGGCATCTTCTATTACTTCCAGCACGAAAACGGCAAGCACACGTTGATGCTTGGCGACCATAAGGACGCCTTCAAGGACGCTAAGGACAAGGACGTCGAGTTCCGCGCCAAGCTCAGCGAGGGCAACGTCACCGATCATATCTGGAACTGGGAGCATCAATACGAATTCCGCACTGGCAAGTGGGCGCAGACGGATTACAACTTCGAAACCCCGACGACGAGTTTGATGGCGAACGCGTCCAGCGTCGTCAAGCTTGATGGCAACTCAAAATTCGAACAGTACGAGTACCCCGGCGGTTACGAAGTCCGCGCCGACGGCGACGCGAACGTCAAAGTCCGCATGGAAGAAGAAGAGGTCGCCTTCGACACGGTGCGCGGCGCGGGGCAGTGCCGCTCATTCTCGCCTGGCGGCAAGTTCAAGCTGGTGGGGCATCACTCGTCGCGCGAACAGGGGAAAGGCTACGTGCTGACCCGCGTGGTGCACACCGCGCAGAGCGAGGCGAGCTACGCTAACGAAGCGTCAGCCGAGGTCGAGCCCTATCATAATGAGTTCGAATGCATCCCGGACAGCGTCGTGTTCCGTCCGGAGCGGCGCACCACGAAGCCGTTGATTCAAAGCGTGCAAACGGCCGTGGTGACCGGCCCTGCGGGCGAGGAAATCTTCACGGACAAGTACGGTCGCGTGAAAGTGCAGTTCTACTGGGACCGTGAAGGAAAGCAAGACGACAAGACGACCTGCTGGATGCGGGTCTCGCAGGTCCACGCCGGCAAGAGCTTCGGCGGCATCGACATTCCGCGCATCGGCGAAGAGGTGATCGTCTCGTTCATCGACGGCGATCCCGACCGCCCGCTGATCACCGGCCGGGTGTACAACGCCGGGAATATGCCGCCGTATGGGCTCGACGGGCCGGACAATGCAAAGAACAAAGTCATTTCCGGCATGAAGTCGAAGACCTACAAAGGCTCCGGCTACAACGAATTCATCATGGACGACACGCCCGGCAAGGAGTTGATCCGCGTCCATGGCCAGTACGACATGGACACGACGATCGAGCACGACTTGCGCGAAAAGGTGCGGCACAACCGTACCCGTAGCGTGTCGGTCAACGAAACAATTTCGATCGGCGTCAATCGCACCGAGACCGTCGGCAAGAACGAGTCGCTGACGGTCGGTGAGAACCGCGAACAGACGATCGGTATGAATGACACGTTGACCGTAGGACTCATTCGCACGCATGTCGTCGGGGTGAACGACTCCATCACCGTCGGCGCCGCGCAAGAGATCACCGTGGGCGGCGTTCGCACGGTGACCGTGGGCGGCGCGATGAACTACGCGGTCGGCGGCGCCATGGCGATCGCGGTCGGCGGCGCCGTGGAAGAGGCCATCGGCGGCAAGTACGAGCTGGCCGCCGGCGATGACATGACCGCGTCGATCAAGAAGAAACTGAAGATCGACGCTGGCGATGAGATTGAAATCGTGACCGGCGCGGCCAGCATCGTCATGAAAAAGGACGGCAAGATCGAAATCTCCGGCACCGACGTCACGATGAAAGCCGGCGCCGGCAAGGTGAACATCGACGCCAGCGGCATCATCACGATCAAGGGCCCGATGGTCAAAATTAACACCTAGCATTCAATTGAATTGCAAACACTAGCCCGTAGCGCAAGCGAGGGAGAGTTGACGTCGCCGAGAGTCAGGGCAGGAAGCTCTCAGCAAGCTCCTCTCTCTCGCTAGCGCTACGGACGATCGATCGAACGAATTATTTACGAGATTCCGATACGAGGATCAGGCCATGAGCGGACAACCAGCGGCGAGAATCGGCGATACCATCGCTTGCGCCGTGCCGCAAGCGACGCCCGCGGCGTTGCCGCATGCGCCGCCGCCGGGCTTGCCGATCGTCCCTCCGGGAGCGATCCAGGTCGTGATCGGTGGCAAGCCCGCCGCGCGGATGGGCGATCAGAGTATCTGCATCAGTCCGGCGCCATTGCCGAATCCCATTTTGAAGGGCGCGTTCCCGGTGCCAATCTCCGGCATGCCGGCGGCGCGGCTCACCGATCAAGGGACGCATCCCGGCTCGGTGATCATGCCGCCATGCTGCCCGACGGTATTGATCGGCCTTTCGGGCACTACGGGCAATCCGCGCGTCGGGAACCAACAGTGCCAAAATCTCGCCGCCGGGCGCACGCCCCCGGCGGGTTCCACGACTCCTGGCGGGGCCCCGTTGCAGGCCAACACCGCCGGGCAAAGCTATAACAATTGCGGCGTGGAATCCGCGCGACAATTGATCAACCAAGCGAACGGCTCGAATGTCTCGCAAGAAGCGCTGTTCAATCAGTCGATTGCCAGCGGCAATGCCGGCCAGCCGGCGATCGGCAGCACGTCCAACGGCACGGTCGTCACCGCGGCGAACCAGGCCTGGATGAGCGGCGGCACCAACGCGAACGGCCGCGTTGCAATCTTAGCGGCGAACGGCGTACCGGCGTCCACCTTGCCAACTACGGCAGCTGGTCCGCAAGTCGCGGATCTCGGCGTTTCACTCTCGAACGGGCGCGGCGCGATCGCGGCCATCGACACCAACGGCATGCCCGGCTGGGGCACGCAGAGCGGCGCGCACGCGATTACCGTCACCGGCATGGAATACGACGACAACGGGAACATCACCAAAGTCACTTACAACGACACCGGCGTCGGCCAATGCAACGTGACGGTCACCGCGGCGCAGTTTCAAACCGCGTTGAACGGTCGCACCGCCATGGCGTCGGCTGGCGGGCAGGCCCCGGTGCCGTTCGTAGTGACCAACAACCCAATTTGGTAGCGAGCATGTTCCGCGGCCTCGGCGCGTTGCTGATTGGATTCATACTACTAAGCAGTCGCGGCCTGGCCGACGACCAAGGGGATGCGGCGATGGGAATGCAGGAAATCGTGCAGGAGATCGGTGCTCACACGGAAATGTTCTCCGACGAGACCGTCTACTCGTTGCCCATTCCGGAGATCGTGGAAAAGAAACTGCTGATCGTGCGCTTGGCTTATGGAACGCGCGTGGTTCCGCAACAAGGCGTCTACGTCATGCCGCCGTCGCACAAGTTGATCGCGGACCACGCCACTGGCAAATTCGTCGCCCTTGAGGAACTCGACGTCCGCGCCGCGGGCATCAAATTGCCGCCAGCTGGCGACGCCTGGATGCATCAAGGCCCGTCATTCGCGACGCCGCAAGAGCGGATCGCCGCGTACGAACGGTTGTGGAAACTCTATGACCAAGTGCTGCCATCGTTCGCCGCACGTCGCGCCCCCGACGCCGACGCAAAAAAGGCGATTGAGGAATTTCGCGAGCTGTTCGCTCAGTTGGCCGAAAAGCCCCTGCAGCCGTACTACGAAACGCTCGGCAAAGAATTCTTTACTTGGCTGGAACAAAACAAGTAGATACGCACGTCTGTAGCCGAAGTCTGTGACCTCGTTGTACTACACACCTCGGAAGGAACCACGAAAGGCACGAAAAACACGAACGTTTGGCATGCTTGGAACGCTACGGTGGTCCCACAGCCCACCCAATGTCCTGGTGGAATTTGCAGCTCAAGCCGATTTTCTACAAGATGTTCGTGCCTTTCGTGTCTTTCGTGTTTGCCTTTGAATGGCTGGAAGAAATGTATGGAACAACAAGGACTGTGACCTTGGCGCGTGGGACGTGACATAGCCCTTCACGTCCGGCCTCACAGAGACCGGCTACAGACAACCAGAACCAGACGACCTGCTAAATACAGAGACCGCAGATGGCAACCGCTCCCCAAAAATGCCTTGGCGCCGGCGCACTGGTCAGCCGTGCTCGACAATACGCCGGGCAGATGCTCGGTCCGCTCACGCACCAGTCGTTGCCGATCGTCGCGAGCTTTCGCGGGACGTCGACGATTGCCTTCATGTTTGGCCGCGCGGAGATCGTCGACGCCGGGAGCCTGACTCTCTGGGCTCCGCGCTACGTGGCGCATTTGAATCCCGCGGACGGCGCGTTGCGACAGATGCAAGCGGTGACGCCGGAAGCGCTCGGCCTGAAAGCGAAGCCGGACGAGCCGATCGGCGGATATCTCACGCCTGGCGTGCGGATGAGCGAGAAATTCCTCACCAGCCTGGGGCAGTTCCACGAAGGCTTCGACGCCGTCGTGCCCGGCTACCTGGAGCGCAAGCCAACGCACGACCCCGACGTCAAAGCCGGTCTGGCAAAAATGCTGGAAACCTGGCCGCAACTCGCGGAAAAGCCGCTGCTGGCGTGCTATCGCCAGATTGCTAGCGAATTCGTGAATTGGGCGAAATTGCCGTGCTAGTAAACGGGGTTTGAAGTTTTCAGTTTTCAGTTTGAATCGGCGGGCCTTACGTCTCGAATTCTAAGTGCACACGCAGAAGAAATAATGCGATGGGTGCCACTGGCGGCTTGTCCGCCAGTGCGGTTTTGATCTCGTTAGCAAGCCCAACTCCAGCACTGGCGGACAAGCCGCCAGTGGCACCCCGCATCAAACTTTATGCGGGTGTACTTAGTCGCCGATCGGTGCGCGACGCCGAACTTTTCGACTGAATTCTATCCCGTGCACGGCCCGCCCTACCGACTTGCCCCCGCTCGCTTCTCCCTCTTTCTCTTCTCCGTGTTCTCCGTGGTGAACCCCAGAAACGGACGATTCACCTCAACGGCCCGATTTCGTCTCCAGCGACTGGGCAATTTCTGACGATAAGAGCGGCCGTATGGTCTCGTTCCGTTGCCTTGCGGCGGCGCGGACCTTTCGAATGCAGCCGGGGGGCGACGCATTCCCGATTGAGGAAGCTTCGTTCCATGCGCGCCGTTTGGCTATTTTTGCTGTTGGGCCTCGCAAGCGGTTGCGCCATCGCGCCGCGCCCATCGCGGCAGCCGCAGGTGCATAATCCCTTTCCCCAGCTTGCCAAGGTCGCCGTCGCCCCCTTCTTTAACTCCAGCAGCGAGCGGTCGGTCGACGGCCGCCGTGTGGCGTTGGCTTATTTCAACGAGTTGCAAGCGGTGCCCGGCTTTGAAGTCGTGCCGATGGGCGTCGTCGAAGCGGCGATGCAGCAACACAACATTCAGCTTGCCAGTCCCAGCGAAGCCCGGCGGCTAGCGCAGTTGTTGGAAGTCGACGCGATCGTGATCGGCGCGGTGACGGACTTCTCGCCGTATTATCCGCCGCGGATGGGCATGCAGGTGGAGTGGTATTCCGCCAATCCCTGCTATCACCCGATTCCGCCCGGTTACGCGCTGCCTTGGGGGACGACCGAAGAGGAATACATCCCCGATCGGCTGGTGTTCGAGGCGGAAATGGCGTTGGCGAAAGAGCAGCTCAAAACACAGACGCCGGCTTACAAGCCCGCGGAAACGCCGACGGAATCGCTTCCCCTGGAGCTACAGACGGAAGACTCGTCAAACTCGCCCGACGGCGTAGTCCACGCCAGTGGCGCGGAGGAAATGTTCGCCGCCGACGGCAAGCGCGTCGGTTTGCCGGAGACCTGGCCGGATCCGCGCGGATTCGCACCGCGCGTGCCGACGGTGGACTGTCCGGATTGCGATGAGAGTACGCAGCCGGTTTTGCAGCATACGCGGATTTATCACGGCAACGACGCCGACTTTACCACGGCGCTCGAGAGTTACTACTACTTCCGCAACGACCAACGCGCCGGCGACTGGCGCGCTTACTTGGAACGCACGGACGATTTTACGCGGTTTTGCTGCCATATGCACATCAGCGAGATGCTCTCGGCGCGAGGCGGCGCTGGAGAATCGCGAGTGGTGTGGCGGTGGCCGGAAAGCCGATGAGTAGCTAACGGCGGCGAAGGATCGCTCCGACACAACGTCGCGGCTTGACGCAAGCAAGGAACTCACGTGACGCAAGACATCAATGTTCTGGCGCTGGTCAAGGGAGACGAACGTTACGTCTTCCTGTACGACGATCACAGCCGCGCGGAAACGCTGCGGACGCTCGGCCGTTTCGCCTCGAACCCGGAGCTGAGCTTCTCCTGGTACGACGCGGCGGTGCTGAGCCAAAAAATCCGCCAGGAAAGCAAGCAGCAACAGGCCGCGACGCGGCCGCGGTTCGAATTGCCGATGTCGAGCGATTTAGACGAAAGCTAGGCGTTGGGCGCTTTGACACGCAGAGTCGGACGGTAGCGAGTTTGAAGTGTTCAGTTTTCAGTACACGAGCATTCAAGCGACACTGAAAACTGAAAACTTCAAACTCCTAGACGCCTCCGCGGTAAAGTGAAAATCGCACCCTGCCATGCAAACCGAAGTCGGACGGTTTCTGCAGTATTTGAATGCCGAGCGGAATGCTTCGGCGTTGACGTTGAAGAGTTATCGTGAGGACCTGGCGAATCTCTCCACGTTTCTGGGTGAAAACTACGGCGGACATGCTCCTGACGCCGGGCATGTGACCACGCTGGATTTGCGCGGCTATCTCGCGCATTTGCACCAACAGCAGTACGCCAAGACAACGATCGCGCGGAGACTGGCGGCGCTACGGAGCTTCTTTCGCTTCGGCCAGCGTGAAGGTTGGGCCAAGAGCAATCCGGCCAAGCCCTTGCGGACGCCGCGCCGCAGCCAGCACTTACCGCATTTTCTCTCATCCGACGAACTCGGCCGCCTGCTGGAGACGCCGACCGTCGCTAACGCCAGCGGACTGCGCGACAGGGCGATACTCGAAACGCTCTACTCCGCCGGCTTGCGCGTCAGCGAACTCGTCGGACTGAACGACGGCGATCTCGATTTTGCGGCGGACGTGTTACGCGTGCGTGGAAAAGGACGCCGTGAGCGCCTGTCACCGATCGGTTCGCACGCTTCCAGGGCATTGCGCGTCTGGCTGGGCGAACGCAAATTGCATCCGCGAGAAAAACAGGGACTGGCCGCGCCGGTGTTCGTGAGCCGGTTGGGCAAACGCCTCACCACGCGAAGCGTGGGACGGTTGCTGGAAAAATACCTCCGCGAATCCGGCCTCGACCAGCGCACGACGCCGCACACCCTGCGGCATAGCTTCGCCACGCACCTGCTGGATCGCGGCGCGGATATCCGCAGCGTGCAGGAATTGCTCGGCCACAAGAGCCTGGTGACGACGCAAATCTACACGCACGTCAGCACGGCCGCCCTTCGCGCGGCTTATGAAAAAGCGCACCCGCGAGCACGCTAGGCTCGCCCCTTCTGTAGCCGAGGTCTGTGACCTCGGCCGCACTGCTCGAAACCCACGGCAAGCTCCCTCCGCCAAAAGCTGGCGGAGGAAACTCACACGCAGTGTTTCGATGGTCGCGAAGAACTAGGCGACCAGCCGCACCGATTCGACGACTTCGCCGCGGATGCCGCCGAGGAATTCTTCGAAGATGCGCAGGTCGAGCGCCGAGGCGCTGTCCGCTTCCGGATGGAATTGCGTGCCGAAAGCGAACCAGGCGTCCTGGGTGCTTTCGATCGCTTCCACCACGCCGTCCGGGCAACGGGCCGTGACGCGGAAGCCCGGCGCCACTTCGTCAACGGCCATGTGGTGCATGCTGTTGACGCGGATTTCTCCTTCGCCATACACGCGTTCCATGATCGAGCC encodes:
- the tssI gene encoding type VI secretion system tip protein TssI/VgrG: MGARSLPGVFVGAGRETKLLIHITDIDRLTVMCPFKQQEHRLGLETPLGPDALLLARLSGTEEMSRLFHFKLDLLSEDDGLPAPGIVGKNVTFRADYPDGSPRFFNGFVNRFTYCGRGDRLSVYRAEVVPWLWFLTRTTDCRIFQGKKAPDIVKQIFSDLGFTHFKFDLQGNHPTWDYCVQYRESDFQFVSRLLEEEGIFYYFQHENGKHTLMLGDHKDAFKDAKDKDVEFRAKLSEGNVTDHIWNWEHQYEFRTGKWAQTDYNFETPTTSLMANASSVVKLDGNSKFEQYEYPGGYEVRADGDANVKVRMEEEEVAFDTVRGAGQCRSFSPGGKFKLVGHHSSREQGKGYVLTRVVHTAQSEASYANEASAEVEPYHNEFECIPDSVVFRPERRTTKPLIQSVQTAVVTGPAGEEIFTDKYGRVKVQFYWDREGKQDDKTTCWMRVSQVHAGKSFGGIDIPRIGEEVIVSFIDGDPDRPLITGRVYNAGNMPPYGLDGPDNAKNKVISGMKSKTYKGSGYNEFIMDDTPGKELIRVHGQYDMDTTIEHDLREKVRHNRTRSVSVNETISIGVNRTETVGKNESLTVGENREQTIGMNDTLTVGLIRTHVVGVNDSITVGAAQEITVGGVRTVTVGGAMNYAVGGAMAIAVGGAVEEAIGGKYELAAGDDMTASIKKKLKIDAGDEIEIVTGAASIVMKKDGKIEISGTDVTMKAGAGKVNIDASGIITIKGPMVKINT
- a CDS encoding PAAR domain-containing protein, whose translation is MSGQPAARIGDTIACAVPQATPAALPHAPPPGLPIVPPGAIQVVIGGKPAARMGDQSICISPAPLPNPILKGAFPVPISGMPAARLTDQGTHPGSVIMPPCCPTVLIGLSGTTGNPRVGNQQCQNLAAGRTPPAGSTTPGGAPLQANTAGQSYNNCGVESARQLINQANGSNVSQEALFNQSIASGNAGQPAIGSTSNGTVVTAANQAWMSGGTNANGRVAILAANGVPASTLPTTAAGPQVADLGVSLSNGRGAIAAIDTNGMPGWGTQSGAHAITVTGMEYDDNGNITKVTYNDTGVGQCNVTVTAAQFQTALNGRTAMASAGGQAPVPFVVTNNPIW
- the xerC gene encoding tyrosine recombinase XerC → MQTEVGRFLQYLNAERNASALTLKSYREDLANLSTFLGENYGGHAPDAGHVTTLDLRGYLAHLHQQQYAKTTIARRLAALRSFFRFGQREGWAKSNPAKPLRTPRRSQHLPHFLSSDELGRLLETPTVANASGLRDRAILETLYSAGLRVSELVGLNDGDLDFAADVLRVRGKGRRERLSPIGSHASRALRVWLGERKLHPREKQGLAAPVFVSRLGKRLTTRSVGRLLEKYLRESGLDQRTTPHTLRHSFATHLLDRGADIRSVQELLGHKSLVTTQIYTHVSTAALRAAYEKAHPRAR